The genomic window TCACCGGGCCTGGCTCAATCAAACACACTTGAATGTTAAAGGGTTTAAGCTCTAAACGCAAGGCATCGCTATAAGCCTCTAAAGCATGCTTACTCGCGCTGTAATGGCCTAAAAAGAGCATGCTCACGCGCCCCGCTATGGAAGAAAGATTAAAAATCTTAGAGTGGGGCTTGTTTTTTAATAGGGGCAAACAAAACTGCACCACTTCACAAAGGGCGAAAAAATTCACGCCAAATTGTTTTTTAACTTCGTCAATAGGCGTGTCTTCTACGCTCCCAAACACCCCATAACCAGCAGAATTAATCAAAACATCGCAATGATCTTCTTTAGCACTGATGTTTAAAAACGCTTCTTTTAAAGCGTTAGAATCGCTCACATCAACATCAATGCTCTCGCATAACGCATGGTTTAACGCTACGCACAAAGTCGCATGCCTAGAGAGCGCATAGACTTTATACCCTTGATCTAACAGCATTAACGCGCACTCTAACCCAATCCCAGAACTCGCCCCGGTGATAATTGCCACCTTTTGGCTTTCTTTTTTCTCGCCCATTATCTAACGCCAACTCTCTTATTATTTTTATAATTCCTCTAATATTCACTTAATATTACTTAATTTTTACTAATATATAGTTCTTGGAATGTTTTTTACAAAAGACATTCTTAACACCAATTTTAATTAAGGAGAAACAATGCCTCAAATACAATCATCGCATTCCAATCATTTTGATTTTACTATAGACACAGCGGATCGCACTAAATTATTGATGAGCTATTTAGTCGTGCCTACAACCGCTAATTTCAACAATGTCATGCATGGGGGGGAATTATTGAATTTATTGGATAAAGTGGCTTATGTGTGTTCGACTCGTTATTGCGCTAAAGGAACGGTCACTTTAAGCGTGGATGGGGTTACTTTTAAATACCCCATTCCTGTAGGGAATTTGCTCACTTTTTTAGCCAGCATCAATTATGTGGGCAACACCTCGTGCGAAGTGGGGATTAAGGTTTTGAGCGAAGATATTAAAACTCGTGAAATCACGCACACCAATTCATGCTATTTCACTATGGTGGCTGTAGAAAATGGCAAACCCACCCCCATGCCCAAATACGAGCCTAAAACAGAGGTTGAAATCCGCCGTTATGAAGGGGCTTTGAAGCGTAAGGAAATGCGCACACGAGGGTATTTGAAAAGCGGGAAACACGAGAGCATTTAAAAAAAGCAAAAAGCGTGTAGGCGGTGTTTTAACCCTGAATTTTATCCCTAAAAAAAGGGGGTAATTGGTGAAGCGGTTAGTTTAAGCGTTATAAGTTGTGCGGGTGTTTTAAAACAGCTCGCTATGACTGCCTAGTCTTACTAAAATAAGCTCATCATCTTTCACTAAATAGACAAGCAAAATATCAGCTTTGATGTGGCATTCCCTAAAAGGTTTCCACTTTCCCTTTAAGGCATGATCTTTAAATTGGGGATCTAGCGGTTCTTTTTTTCTCAAAGACAG from Helicobacter pylori includes these protein-coding regions:
- a CDS encoding acyl-CoA thioesterase; protein product: MPQIQSSHSNHFDFTIDTADRTKLLMSYLVVPTTANFNNVMHGGELLNLLDKVAYVCSTRYCAKGTVTLSVDGVTFKYPIPVGNLLTFLASINYVGNTSCEVGIKVLSEDIKTREITHTNSCYFTMVAVENGKPTPMPKYEPKTEVEIRRYEGALKRKEMRTRGYLKSGKHESI
- a CDS encoding type II toxin-antitoxin system YafQ family toxin, with translation MLKIKHHILYKKDFKKLIKNGFDDSVLNKVILSLRKKEPLDPQFKDHALKGKWKPFRECHIKADILLVYLVKDDELILVRLGSHSELF
- a CDS encoding SDR family oxidoreductase encodes the protein MGEKKESQKVAIITGASSGIGLECALMLLDQGYKVYALSRHATLCVALNHALCESIDVDVSDSNALKEAFLNISAKEDHCDVLINSAGYGVFGSVEDTPIDEVKKQFGVNFFALCEVVQFCLPLLKNKPHSKIFNLSSIAGRVSMLFLGHYSASKHALEAYSDALRLELKPFNIQVCLIEPGPVKSNWEKTAFENDERKDSLYALEVNAAKSFYSGVYQKALSPKAVAQKIVFLSMSQKIKARYLIGLKTQLLLALYRILPSSWYDSLFRLIVLKRKRDA